A stretch of the Bacillus licheniformis DSM 13 = ATCC 14580 genome encodes the following:
- the der gene encoding ribosome biogenesis GTPase Der: MGKPVVAIVGRPNVGKSTIFNRIAGERISIVEDTPGVTRDRIYSSAEWLNHDFNLIDTGGIEVGDEPFLAQIRHQAEIAMEEADVIIFMTNGREGVTAADEEVAKILYRTKKPVVLAVNKVDNPEMRANIYDFYALGFGEPFPISGTHGLGLGDLLDAVSEHFKNIPETKYEDEVVQFCLIGRPNVGKSSLVNAMIGEERVIVSNIAGTTRDAIDTRFTYNQRDFVIVDTAGMRKKGKVYEATEKYSVLRALKAIDRSEVVCVVLDGEEGIIEQDKRIAGYAHEAGKAVVIVVNKWDAVEKDERTMKEFEEKVRDHFQFLDYAPVLFMSALTKKRIHTLMPAVMTASENHSMRVQTNILNDIIMDAVAMNPTPTHNGNRLKIYYATQVAVKPPTFVVFVNDPELMHFSYERFLENRIRDAFGFEGTPIRIFARARK, translated from the coding sequence ATGGGAAAACCTGTCGTAGCCATAGTTGGAAGACCCAATGTGGGGAAGTCCACGATCTTTAACAGGATCGCGGGCGAAAGAATTTCGATTGTGGAAGATACACCTGGCGTGACGCGGGATCGGATATACAGCTCTGCCGAGTGGCTGAATCACGACTTCAACCTGATTGATACAGGCGGAATCGAAGTCGGCGATGAGCCGTTTTTGGCGCAGATTCGCCATCAGGCCGAGATCGCCATGGAAGAAGCAGATGTGATTATTTTCATGACGAACGGCCGCGAAGGCGTCACAGCCGCTGATGAAGAAGTGGCAAAAATTTTATACCGTACAAAAAAACCCGTCGTTCTGGCGGTTAATAAAGTGGATAATCCTGAAATGAGAGCAAACATTTACGATTTTTATGCCCTCGGCTTTGGCGAGCCGTTCCCGATTTCAGGGACGCATGGCCTTGGTCTCGGCGATCTGCTTGACGCGGTCAGCGAACATTTTAAAAACATACCCGAGACGAAGTATGAGGATGAAGTCGTTCAATTTTGCCTCATCGGCCGGCCGAACGTCGGAAAATCCTCCCTTGTAAACGCCATGATTGGAGAAGAGCGCGTTATCGTCAGCAATATTGCGGGAACGACGCGCGACGCCATTGACACGAGGTTTACATACAATCAAAGAGACTTTGTCATCGTGGATACAGCCGGGATGAGAAAAAAGGGGAAAGTGTATGAGGCAACTGAAAAATACAGCGTCCTCCGAGCTTTAAAGGCGATCGACCGTTCAGAAGTCGTCTGCGTCGTCTTGGACGGCGAAGAAGGCATTATTGAGCAGGACAAGCGGATTGCCGGCTATGCGCATGAAGCAGGAAAAGCTGTTGTCATCGTCGTAAACAAATGGGATGCAGTCGAAAAAGACGAGCGGACGATGAAAGAATTTGAAGAAAAGGTTAGAGACCACTTTCAATTTTTGGACTACGCGCCTGTTTTGTTTATGTCCGCTTTGACTAAAAAGCGCATCCATACGCTGATGCCTGCGGTCATGACGGCGAGCGAAAACCATTCGATGAGGGTGCAGACCAATATTCTTAATGATATCATTATGGATGCGGTGGCTATGAACCCGACGCCGACGCATAATGGAAACCGGTTAAAAATTTATTATGCGACACAAGTGGCTGTGAAGCCGCCGACATTTGTCGTATTTGTCAATGACCCTGAGCTGATGCATTTTTCTTACGAACGCTTTTTGGAAAACCGGATACGCGACGCCTTCGGATTTGAAGGAACACCAATCAGGATTTTCGCAAGAGCAAGAAAATAA
- a CDS encoding capping complex subunit for YIEGIA, producing the protein MSESIEKFILAVVTTRRDRVIGGTAAFFCDTPEEMNTYAKNLEAILDGIAHGIGDDLYLIVKHF; encoded by the coding sequence ATGAGCGAATCAATCGAAAAATTCATTCTCGCCGTCGTCACAACGAGGCGAGACAGAGTGATCGGCGGGACGGCTGCATTTTTCTGCGACACCCCCGAGGAAATGAACACGTACGCCAAAAACCTTGAAGCCATTCTCGACGGAATCGCCCACGGAATAGGAGATGACCTTTATTTGATTGTGAAACATTTTTAA
- a CDS encoding YIEGIA family protein gives MSQYTYPIILGIVAGIVVRVYMLRTDYRQYPTYLHGKTIHIALALIAASIGAIIIPSILKSDYTAITFLTLAATQFRDVRNMERETLTQLDGYELVSRGSTYIEGIAIAFESRNYIVIFTSLLTTLAYILFSSVWAGLAAALICFIAGRILMSGSFIKDIADIEYKKPHFEGAGLYVDNIYIMNIGLPEKRKLILEHGMGFILKPKNFNSAVTIANLGQRQAILFDVSNVLGVYRDSGEPSLSPLAKRDLNDGRVAVFVLPVIKDKETAIRVIGDVPTLENAIRVPMEFIKEKHSKVIK, from the coding sequence ATGAGCCAATATACTTATCCGATCATCTTGGGAATTGTCGCAGGTATTGTTGTCAGAGTATATATGCTCCGAACCGACTACCGCCAGTACCCCACTTATCTTCATGGGAAAACGATACATATTGCGCTGGCTTTGATCGCTGCCAGCATTGGCGCGATCATTATTCCGTCAATCTTGAAATCGGATTATACAGCGATTACGTTTTTAACGCTGGCTGCAACCCAATTCAGGGATGTCCGGAACATGGAACGGGAAACATTGACGCAGCTTGACGGCTATGAACTCGTTTCAAGAGGCAGCACGTATATCGAAGGAATCGCGATCGCCTTTGAAAGCAGGAATTACATTGTCATTTTTACATCGCTCCTGACGACCCTCGCATACATTCTGTTTTCATCGGTATGGGCAGGCCTTGCTGCTGCTTTGATCTGTTTTATCGCGGGCAGAATCTTAATGTCCGGAAGCTTTATTAAGGATATCGCCGATATAGAGTATAAAAAGCCTCATTTTGAAGGGGCCGGACTTTATGTCGACAATATTTACATTATGAATATCGGGCTTCCCGAAAAGCGGAAGCTGATTTTGGAACACGGCATGGGGTTTATTTTGAAGCCGAAAAATTTTAATTCCGCAGTAACGATTGCCAATCTCGGGCAAAGACAAGCGATTTTATTTGACGTTTCAAATGTGCTCGGCGTGTATCGAGATTCTGGAGAACCCTCTCTTTCGCCGCTTGCGAAAAGGGATTTGAATGACGGGCGGGTCGCGGTTTTTGTCCTTCCGGTCATCAAGGACAAAGAGACGGCGATCAGGGTCATCGGCGATGTTCCGACGCTGGAAAACGCCATCCGCGTACCGATGGAATTCATTAAAGAAAAGCACAGCAAGGTGATAAAATGA
- a CDS encoding YphA family membrane protein: protein MEEFYYYWSMWFLWVLTTFILEKNRFRFYASAFILLNIILSMYQVRLFMYFNAAYLSFYIGAFMLCGFLRLHKSVKRLLLHLSMVSAYGFLFLFALYDPVWFILKPEWLIIILFVIMTAAFERSFAVRLGVFVLGMCQGELLYTFVIRKLYGDIAAGGYSWLSMCAAGIVLVYGISQYEQLMHQVYHKLKRLNKGAAKMS, encoded by the coding sequence ATGGAAGAATTCTATTATTATTGGTCAATGTGGTTTTTATGGGTGCTGACGACTTTTATCCTCGAGAAAAACAGGTTTCGCTTTTATGCGTCAGCATTTATTTTGCTCAACATCATTTTAAGTATGTATCAGGTCAGGCTCTTTATGTATTTTAATGCCGCCTATTTGTCGTTTTATATCGGAGCCTTCATGCTGTGCGGTTTTTTGAGGCTTCATAAAAGTGTCAAGCGGCTGCTGCTTCATCTCTCGATGGTGTCCGCCTACGGTTTTTTGTTTCTGTTTGCATTATATGACCCTGTTTGGTTTATCCTAAAGCCTGAATGGCTGATCATCATCTTGTTTGTCATCATGACAGCAGCTTTTGAAAGAAGCTTCGCCGTCCGTCTCGGGGTGTTTGTGCTCGGGATGTGCCAGGGGGAGCTCTTGTATACATTCGTCATCAGAAAGCTCTATGGAGACATTGCAGCGGGCGGTTATTCATGGCTGTCAATGTGCGCTGCGGGGATCGTTCTCGTTTACGGAATATCCCAGTATGAACAGCTGATGCATCAAGTCTATCATAAATTGAAGCGATTGAATAAAGGAGCAGCAAAAATGTCATGA
- a CDS encoding YpzI family protein, with translation MGKDRQEKKLKQQKRTESDRDQSISYNGAASLESAEDARKRNP, from the coding sequence TTGGGAAAAGACAGACAGGAAAAGAAGCTGAAACAGCAGAAGCGAACCGAATCGGACCGTGACCAGTCGATCAGCTACAATGGCGCCGCCTCTCTCGAAAGTGCGGAGGACGCGCGCAAGCGAAACCCGTAA
- the fni gene encoding type 2 isopentenyl-diphosphate Delta-isomerase, protein MTRAKRKKEHIDHALSTGQKRQTGLDDITFVHVSLPETELSQVDTSTKIGELFLSSPIFINAMTGGGGKATFEINRALARAAAQTGIPVAVGSQMSALKDPDERPSYEIVRKENMKGLVFANLGSEATVEQAKRAVDMIEADMLQIHLNVIQEIVMPEGDRNFTGRLRRIEDICRSVSVPVAVKEVGFGMSRDTAARLFNVGVQAIDVGGFGGTNFSKIENLRRDKAVEFFDQWGISTAASLAEVSSISGDRPIIASGGIQDALDLAKSIALGASAAGMAGYFLKVLTASGEEALAAEIESLIEDFKRIMTVLGCRTIEQLKKAPLVIKGDTYHWLKARGVDPFVYSMR, encoded by the coding sequence GTGACGCGAGCAAAAAGAAAAAAAGAACACATTGATCATGCCCTGTCCACCGGACAGAAACGTCAGACCGGGCTTGATGATATCACATTTGTTCACGTCAGCCTTCCGGAAACGGAATTGTCACAAGTTGATACTTCAACCAAAATAGGCGAACTGTTTTTAAGTTCGCCTATTTTTATCAATGCGATGACAGGCGGAGGCGGGAAGGCGACGTTTGAGATCAACAGGGCTTTGGCGAGGGCGGCTGCACAAACAGGCATACCGGTCGCTGTCGGCTCGCAAATGTCCGCTTTGAAAGATCCCGATGAGCGACCTTCATACGAGATCGTCAGAAAAGAAAATATGAAGGGGCTTGTATTCGCCAATTTGGGGAGCGAAGCGACAGTGGAACAGGCCAAGCGGGCGGTCGACATGATTGAAGCCGATATGCTTCAAATTCACCTCAATGTGATTCAGGAAATCGTCATGCCTGAAGGCGACCGCAATTTTACAGGACGCCTGCGCCGGATTGAAGACATCTGCCGGAGTGTCAGCGTACCAGTCGCCGTAAAAGAGGTTGGCTTTGGGATGAGCAGGGATACCGCGGCCCGGCTTTTTAACGTCGGCGTTCAGGCGATCGATGTCGGCGGTTTCGGGGGAACGAATTTTTCGAAAATCGAAAATTTGCGCAGGGATAAAGCAGTTGAGTTTTTCGATCAATGGGGCATATCGACAGCAGCCAGCCTGGCCGAAGTCAGTTCGATATCCGGCGATCGGCCGATTATCGCATCCGGCGGCATACAAGATGCCCTTGATTTGGCCAAATCGATAGCGCTGGGCGCGTCTGCGGCTGGGATGGCAGGCTATTTTCTCAAGGTGCTGACAGCTTCGGGAGAAGAGGCGTTAGCCGCCGAAATCGAGAGCCTGATAGAAGATTTCAAAAGAATTATGACCGTCTTGGGTTGCAGGACGATTGAACAGTTGAAAAAAGCGCCGCTCGTCATCAAGGGCGATACATATCATTGGCTGAAAGCGAGGGGTGTTGACCCCTTTGTTTACAGCATGCGTTAA
- the rpsA gene encoding 30S ribosomal protein S1, producing the protein MTEEMNQIDVQVPEVGDVVKGIVTKVEDKHVDVDIPNCKQTGIIPISELSSLHVEKASDVVNVDDELELKVTKVEDDALILSKRAVDADRAWEDLEKKFESKEVFEAEVKDVVKGGLVVDIGVRGFIPASLVEAHFVEDFTDYKGKTLTLIVVELDRDKNRVILSHRAVVEKEQSERKQEFLQTLEAGQVLEGKVQRLTDFGAFVDIGGIDGLVHISQLSHSHVEKPSDVVEEGQDVKVKVLSVDRDNERISLSIKETLPGPWSNIGEKVKPGDVLDGKVQRLVSFGAFVEVLPGVEGLVHISQISNKHIGTPHEVLEEGQDVKVKVLDVNEEEERISLSMKELEENTDKAEQEDYRQYQAKEESSGFQLGEMIGDKLNKLK; encoded by the coding sequence ATGACAGAGGAAATGAATCAAATTGATGTTCAAGTACCAGAGGTTGGAGATGTGGTGAAAGGTATTGTAACGAAAGTTGAGGACAAGCATGTCGATGTTGACATCCCCAACTGCAAGCAAACCGGAATTATCCCAATCAGTGAATTATCAAGTCTTCATGTTGAAAAAGCATCAGATGTCGTCAATGTTGACGATGAGCTTGAATTAAAAGTGACAAAAGTGGAAGACGATGCATTGATTTTATCAAAACGTGCTGTTGATGCAGACCGCGCTTGGGAAGACCTAGAGAAAAAGTTTGAGTCAAAAGAAGTGTTTGAAGCCGAAGTAAAAGACGTCGTTAAAGGCGGTCTGGTCGTCGATATCGGCGTGCGCGGATTCATTCCCGCATCGCTTGTAGAGGCGCATTTTGTCGAAGATTTTACAGATTATAAAGGAAAGACGCTTACTTTAATCGTCGTTGAACTTGACAGAGATAAAAACCGCGTGATTTTATCACACCGTGCGGTTGTAGAAAAAGAGCAGTCAGAAAGAAAACAAGAATTTCTTCAAACGCTGGAAGCCGGACAGGTGCTTGAAGGAAAAGTACAGCGCCTGACAGACTTCGGTGCTTTCGTTGACATCGGCGGCATTGACGGTCTTGTTCACATCTCCCAGCTCTCGCATTCACACGTTGAAAAACCGTCGGACGTCGTCGAAGAAGGCCAGGATGTCAAAGTCAAAGTGCTGTCCGTCGACCGCGACAATGAACGAATTTCGCTATCGATCAAAGAAACGCTTCCTGGACCTTGGTCCAACATCGGTGAAAAGGTGAAGCCTGGAGACGTATTGGACGGAAAAGTTCAGCGCTTGGTGAGCTTCGGTGCATTTGTCGAAGTGCTTCCTGGAGTTGAAGGCCTCGTCCACATTTCGCAAATCTCCAACAAACACATCGGAACGCCTCATGAAGTGCTTGAGGAAGGCCAGGACGTAAAAGTGAAAGTGCTTGATGTCAATGAAGAGGAAGAGCGCATTTCTTTAAGCATGAAAGAGCTTGAAGAAAACACCGATAAAGCAGAGCAGGAAGATTACCGTCAGTACCAGGCGAAGGAAGAGTCTTCAGGGTTCCAGCTCGGTGAAATGATCGGAGACAAACTGAATAAATTAAAGTAA
- the cmk gene encoding (d)CMP kinase — MEKKLCIAIDGPAAAGKSTVAKIVARKKSYIYIDTGAMYRAITYLALEKGVDLNDEAALTALLKESAIDLTVSPEGEQKVYIAGEDVTEAIRTDSVSNQVSIVAKYAGIREEMTKRQQQLAEKGGVVMDGRDIGTHVLPNAEVKIFLLASVEERAKRRFEENVKKGYNVNYETLAEEIRRRDKLDSEREISPLKKADDALEIDTTSLTIDEVAEKILQIVDKKAQK, encoded by the coding sequence ATGGAAAAGAAATTATGCATTGCAATAGACGGCCCTGCGGCAGCCGGAAAAAGCACCGTGGCGAAAATCGTGGCCAGAAAAAAGTCGTATATTTATATTGATACGGGTGCCATGTACAGGGCGATTACGTATCTAGCGCTGGAAAAGGGCGTTGATTTAAACGACGAAGCGGCGCTGACGGCCTTGTTAAAAGAATCTGCCATCGATCTCACGGTTTCGCCTGAAGGAGAGCAGAAGGTTTATATCGCAGGCGAAGATGTAACAGAGGCGATCCGCACGGATAGCGTGAGCAACCAAGTCTCCATCGTCGCCAAATACGCCGGGATCCGCGAAGAAATGACGAAAAGGCAGCAGCAGCTGGCTGAAAAAGGCGGAGTCGTCATGGACGGCCGCGACATCGGAACCCACGTTCTCCCGAATGCGGAAGTGAAAATATTTCTCTTGGCGTCCGTCGAGGAGCGGGCAAAACGCCGCTTTGAAGAAAACGTCAAAAAAGGGTACAATGTAAATTATGAAACGCTTGCAGAAGAAATCAGGCGCCGTGACAAACTCGATTCAGAGCGCGAGATTTCCCCGTTGAAAAAAGCGGACGATGCGCTTGAAATCGACACGACTTCATTGACGATCGATGAAGTGGCCGAAAAAATTCTGCAGATTGTAGACAAAAAGGCTCAAAAATAA
- a CDS encoding YpfB family protein — protein sequence MKTIERLLFKILVVQTVILISVQLLFHFSKAEPYLSKVVQYEGVNNMKIGEWIETFKP from the coding sequence ATGAAAACAATCGAACGGTTATTATTTAAGATACTCGTCGTACAGACGGTCATTTTAATCAGCGTGCAGCTTCTTTTTCATTTCTCCAAGGCTGAGCCTTATCTGTCAAAGGTCGTGCAGTATGAAGGCGTGAACAACATGAAAATCGGCGAATGGATCGAGACATTTAAGCCGTAA
- the ypeB gene encoding germination protein YpeB produces MIRGILIALLGVAIVGTSYWGYKEHQEKDAVLLHAENNYQRAFHDLTYQVDQLHDKIGSTLAMNSKKTLSPALAEVWKTTSEAHNNVSQLPLTLMPFNKTEEFLAKVGDFSYKAAVRDLDKEPLNKKEYASLNQLYENSKDIQNELRNVQHLIIDKNLRWMDVELALASGQKQSDNKIINGFKTVEKSASAFSDTDLGATEMTNTKKEQQGYDHLQGKRITEKEARKIAQKFAQDKNYNIKVSKSGKKTNRDVYSISMQDPDQKADIYMDITEKGGYPVYLIQNKKIKDEKISLNDASNKALQFLKKNGYKTEDLKMDESSQYDGVGVFSFVPVQDDVWLYPDSIRIKVALDDGEITGFNAKDFLISHKKRDLPKPKLTPEKAKASLNPNVKVQETRLALVTNELSQEVLCYEILGTIENDTFRMFINANDGTEEKVQKMKSAEPIYNDL; encoded by the coding sequence ATGATCAGAGGAATTTTAATCGCCCTTTTAGGTGTCGCCATCGTCGGAACAAGCTATTGGGGCTATAAAGAACATCAGGAGAAAGACGCCGTTTTGCTTCATGCCGAAAACAACTATCAAAGGGCATTTCACGACTTAACTTATCAGGTGGATCAGCTGCATGATAAAATCGGGAGCACGCTTGCGATGAACAGCAAAAAAACGCTGTCTCCCGCTTTGGCGGAAGTCTGGAAAACGACTTCTGAAGCGCATAACAATGTCAGCCAGCTGCCGCTGACCTTAATGCCGTTTAACAAGACCGAAGAGTTTTTGGCAAAGGTCGGAGATTTCAGCTACAAAGCAGCCGTGCGCGATCTTGACAAAGAGCCGCTCAATAAAAAAGAGTACGCTTCTTTAAATCAGCTATATGAAAATTCAAAGGATATACAAAATGAACTGCGTAATGTCCAGCATTTGATTATTGACAAAAATTTGAGATGGATGGATGTAGAACTTGCGCTCGCGTCCGGCCAAAAACAAAGCGACAATAAGATTATTAATGGCTTTAAAACCGTTGAAAAAAGCGCAAGTGCATTTTCGGATACGGATTTAGGCGCGACAGAGATGACGAACACGAAAAAAGAGCAGCAAGGGTACGACCATTTACAAGGCAAAAGAATAACCGAAAAAGAAGCGCGCAAGATTGCCCAAAAATTCGCCCAGGACAAAAATTACAATATCAAAGTATCGAAAAGCGGCAAGAAAACGAACAGGGATGTATACAGCATCAGTATGCAGGACCCTGATCAAAAAGCGGATATTTATATGGACATTACCGAAAAAGGCGGATATCCGGTTTATCTGATTCAAAACAAAAAAATTAAAGATGAAAAAATCAGCTTAAACGATGCGTCAAACAAAGCCCTTCAATTTTTGAAAAAAAACGGCTATAAAACGGAAGACCTGAAGATGGATGAAAGCTCGCAATACGACGGCGTCGGGGTGTTTTCATTTGTTCCGGTCCAGGACGATGTCTGGCTCTATCCGGACAGCATCCGCATCAAGGTCGCGCTTGACGACGGCGAGATTACCGGGTTTAATGCAAAGGATTTCTTAATCTCCCATAAAAAAAGAGACTTGCCGAAGCCCAAACTAACGCCTGAAAAAGCGAAAGCAAGCCTGAATCCCAACGTAAAAGTTCAGGAGACGCGCCTTGCTTTAGTCACGAACGAGCTTTCGCAAGAAGTGCTCTGCTACGAAATTCTCGGCACGATTGAAAACGATACATTCCGCATGTTCATCAATGCCAATGACGGCACGGAAGAGAAGGTTCAGAAAATGAAAAGCGCAGAACCGATATACAACGACTTGTAA
- the sleB gene encoding spore cortex-lytic enzyme, protein MKSKGSFCLNVILCTIMATSLSLPFSQKSAAFSEQVIQRGATGDDVIELQARLQYNGYYNGRIDGVYGWATYWAVRNFQNQFGLRDTDGLVGPKTKRLLINHTKYYSDYVHRQLRKGNQFTHYGGLPLKYQTKPSKEVQQQARKKAEARQRQGAQQQGTAQKQPQQKQQAAPAQPKKQAQPKAAPKQAAPKKQDAVAANMPGGFSNNDINLLAQAVYGEARGEPYDGQVAVAAVILNRLDSPTFPNTVAGVIFEPLAFTAVADGQIYMTPDETAKKAVLDAINGWDPSENATYYFNPDTATSSWIWGRPQIKRIGKHIFCE, encoded by the coding sequence ATGAAGTCGAAAGGTTCTTTTTGTTTGAATGTCATTTTATGTACCATTATGGCAACCAGTCTTTCACTTCCATTCAGTCAAAAAAGCGCTGCCTTTTCTGAACAGGTAATACAGCGGGGGGCGACAGGGGATGATGTGATTGAACTGCAGGCAAGACTTCAATACAATGGCTATTACAATGGCAGAATTGACGGAGTATACGGGTGGGCGACATACTGGGCCGTCCGCAATTTCCAAAATCAGTTCGGCTTAAGGGATACAGACGGCCTGGTCGGGCCGAAAACAAAACGATTATTAATCAATCATACTAAATATTACAGCGACTACGTGCACAGACAGCTTCGAAAAGGAAACCAATTTACACATTACGGCGGGCTGCCGCTGAAGTATCAGACGAAGCCTTCAAAAGAAGTGCAGCAGCAGGCGAGAAAAAAGGCGGAAGCAAGACAGCGGCAGGGCGCACAACAGCAGGGTACCGCCCAAAAACAGCCGCAGCAAAAGCAGCAGGCCGCTCCTGCACAGCCGAAAAAACAAGCACAGCCAAAGGCTGCACCTAAACAAGCCGCGCCTAAAAAACAGGATGCCGTTGCAGCCAATATGCCGGGCGGATTCTCGAACAACGACATTAATCTGTTGGCCCAAGCGGTTTACGGTGAAGCGCGCGGAGAACCGTATGACGGCCAGGTTGCCGTTGCAGCTGTTATATTAAACAGGCTCGATAGCCCTACGTTCCCGAATACGGTGGCGGGCGTTATCTTTGAACCGCTTGCATTTACAGCTGTCGCGGACGGACAGATTTATATGACGCCGGATGAAACGGCGAAAAAAGCCGTTCTTGACGCCATCAACGGCTGGGATCCATCAGAAAATGCCACTTACTATTTTAACCCTGACACGGCCACTAGCTCATGGATTTGGGGCAGACCTCAAATTAAAAGGATCGGTAAACACATTTTCTGTGAATAA
- the prsW gene encoding glutamic-type intramembrane protease PrsW, with product MFGIISAGLAPGIALLMYFYLKEKYESEPIHMVIRLFILGVLLVFPTMFIQYVLEKEHISEGSFVVSFLTSGFLEEFLKWFLLMVSTFQHIDFDEHYDGIVYGTSLSLGFATLENILYLIGNGVEYAFMRALLPVSSHALFGVIMGFYIGKARFSDSKTKMKWLLCSLFIPALLHGLYDYILLALKNWIYFMLPFMAFLWWFGLRKAKKARSVKTGGQPLQQ from the coding sequence ATGTTCGGAATTATCTCAGCAGGCCTAGCTCCCGGAATCGCACTGTTAATGTATTTTTACTTAAAGGAAAAATATGAATCCGAGCCCATTCATATGGTCATCCGCCTCTTTATACTGGGGGTTTTGCTCGTTTTTCCGACGATGTTCATCCAGTATGTATTGGAAAAAGAACACATTTCTGAGGGCAGTTTTGTCGTTTCGTTTTTAACTTCCGGCTTTTTGGAAGAATTTTTAAAATGGTTTTTGCTGATGGTCAGCACCTTTCAGCATATCGACTTTGATGAACACTATGACGGAATCGTATACGGGACAAGCCTTTCATTGGGGTTTGCGACGCTTGAAAATATATTGTACCTCATCGGAAACGGGGTGGAGTACGCCTTTATGCGCGCTTTGCTTCCGGTTTCCAGCCATGCTTTATTCGGAGTGATCATGGGCTTTTACATCGGCAAAGCCCGTTTTTCGGATAGCAAAACAAAGATGAAATGGCTGCTATGCTCGCTTTTTATTCCGGCTTTGCTTCACGGTCTATACGATTATATTCTGCTCGCCTTAAAAAACTGGATCTATTTTATGCTGCCCTTTATGGCGTTTCTTTGGTGGTTCGGCTTGCGCAAAGCAAAAAAAGCCCGTTCCGTCAAAACCGGCGGGCAGCCTCTTCAGCAATAG
- a CDS encoding asparaginase translates to MNKKVALITTGGTIASRKTESGRLAAGAISGPELAEMCSLPEDVQIDVYPAFQLPSMHITFQHLLELKQTIERVFQDGGYDGAVVTHGTDTLEETAYFLDLTIEDERPVVVTGSQRAPEQQGTDAYTNIRHAVYTACSPDIKGAGTVVVFNERIFNARYVKKVHASNLQGFDVFGFGYLGIIDNDKVYVYQKPLKRDVHQLQRPLPAVDIVKCYLDGDGKFIRAAVREGVEGIVLEGVGRGQVPPNMMADIEQALNQGVYIVITTSAEEGEVYTTYDYAGSSYDLAKKGVILGKDYDSKKARMKLAVLLASYKEGIKDKFCY, encoded by the coding sequence ATGAATAAAAAAGTAGCTCTCATTACAACGGGAGGAACGATCGCCAGCCGGAAAACCGAAAGCGGCCGGCTTGCGGCAGGGGCGATCAGCGGCCCTGAATTAGCCGAAATGTGCAGCCTGCCGGAAGATGTACAGATCGATGTCTACCCGGCGTTTCAGCTTCCAAGTATGCATATAACATTTCAGCATTTATTAGAGCTCAAGCAAACCATCGAACGCGTGTTTCAGGACGGCGGCTATGACGGCGCGGTTGTAACGCATGGTACGGACACGCTTGAAGAAACCGCCTATTTTTTGGATTTAACAATAGAGGATGAGAGGCCGGTCGTTGTCACAGGTTCACAGCGAGCACCGGAACAGCAAGGCACAGATGCATATACAAATATCAGGCATGCCGTATATACAGCTTGCAGTCCGGATATAAAAGGAGCCGGCACGGTTGTTGTTTTTAACGAAAGGATCTTTAACGCGCGCTACGTTAAAAAAGTGCACGCTTCGAATCTGCAGGGTTTTGACGTATTCGGTTTCGGCTACTTAGGGATCATTGATAACGACAAAGTATACGTTTATCAAAAGCCGTTAAAGCGGGATGTTCACCAGCTGCAAAGGCCGCTTCCTGCAGTGGACATCGTCAAATGCTATCTTGATGGAGACGGCAAGTTTATCAGAGCCGCCGTCCGCGAGGGTGTCGAAGGGATCGTCCTTGAGGGAGTCGGAAGGGGGCAGGTGCCGCCGAATATGATGGCTGATATCGAACAAGCTTTAAATCAGGGCGTTTATATCGTCATCACGACGAGCGCAGAGGAAGGCGAAGTTTATACGACCTATGACTATGCAGGCAGCAGCTATGACCTCGCGAAAAAAGGGGTCATTTTAGGCAAGGATTATGACAGCAAAAAAGCGAGAATGAAACTCGCCGTCCTTCTTGCAAGCTATAAAGAAGGCATAAAAGACAAATTCTGCTATTAG